In one Anticarsia gemmatalis isolate Benzon Research Colony breed Stoneville strain chromosome 9, ilAntGemm2 primary, whole genome shotgun sequence genomic region, the following are encoded:
- the LOC142975492 gene encoding uncharacterized protein LOC142975492: MATARPPAPATRTKKQNHANIPCPIENCARFTYGKLPDHLTKIHGLTGAERDALNEQQRKRFFNGELCQVRYLKESAIRDLWGADYDDPRIRAKIHQSYALVKIRIIPLAATQRARPLTEQDANVLTAYNARTAPRPARVQKTRTRPRPYPAPEASPVERRVSTESSEEENTGNTLPPSPPPSSPSLPPSPAPYELQPVETRLRDIFDSKVDAGYKAVIDDMKKSMTMGRTIGAKKRKAYRTYRRYAKRLIAYLHRQHSPLAYDVDVLLCGERQVCAFLERISTEHKTKTLRNYIVAAIKLLDSRLFAIERDPACKEKVASMTRVYDVLHGRLTECDRLLAQKDVPCEKKTSLESVMEESFNDSYDELE; this comes from the coding sequence ATGGCTACTGCGCGACCGCCAGCACCAGCCACTCGCaccaaaaaacaaaaccatGCCAACATACCTTGCCCCATCGAGAACTGTGCAAGGTTCACATACGGCAAGCTGCCAGATCACCTGACCAAGATCCACGGTCTCACCGGCGCTGAAAGAGACGCCCTCAACGAACAACAAAGAAAACGATTCTTCAACGGCGAACTATGCCAAGTGCGTTACCTCAAGGAATCAGCTATCCGAGACCTTTGGGGAGCGGACTACGATGATCCTCGTATACGTGCAAAAATACACCAAAGCTACGCTCTAGTCAAGATTAGAATAATACCGTTAGCTGCTACACAACGAGCTCGCCCACTCACTGAGCAAGATGCAAATGTTCTGACAGCATACAATGCAAGGACTGCGCCACGACCAGCACGGGTGCAGAAAACTCGTACTCGACCACGACCTTACCCGGCGCCTGAAGCCAGTCCCGTAGAACGCAGAGTTTCTACTGAGTCCAGCGAAGAAGAAAATACTGGTAATACATTACCGCCGTCTCCGCCTCCGTCATCACCGTCTCTACCACCTTCGCCAGCTCCTTACGAACTACAACCAGTCGAAACCCGCCTACGAGATATCTTCGATTCAAAAGTCGATGCCGGATACAAAGCAGTGATTGATGATATGAAGAAGTCCATGACGATGGGCAGGACTATTGGCGCAAAGAAGCGGAAAGCGTACCGAACATACCGGCGTTATGCAAAGAGGCTTATAGCTTATTTACACAGACAGCATTCTCCTTTGGCGTATGACGTAGACGTGCTTCTCTGCGGCGAGCGACAAGTTTGCGCTTTCCTTGAACGAATCAGCACTGAACATAAGACGAAGACCCTTAGAAATTACATCGTAGCGGCTATCAAGCTTCTGGATTCACGACTTTTTGCTATTGAAAGAGATCCTGCTTGCAAAGAGAAGGTGGCGTCGATGACACGCGTTTATGATGTCCTACACGGCCGCCTAACAGAGTGTGACCGGCTACTAGCTCAGAAGGACGTACCGTGCGAGAAGAAAACATCATTGGAAAGTGTTATGGAAGAAAGTTTCAACGACTCGTATGATGAGTtagaataa
- the LOC142975599 gene encoding protein takeout-like, whose translation MQLKLFIVTLVLHYTTADYFRTKPSFVKTCFKSDPEFNDCSKDAVQHLFNALGPGLPDIGMEPLDPLKIPKIRILQGDGPVNVNAALDDVTVTGFGATEVLSSRVDSKTYDFYTKVRVPKIRIEGTYDLKGKILLIPLVGRGLCWFEPTNMTIDIVSDVKLYNKDEFTFFNITGAHVKYSIGGLKLRMNNLFDGIQSLEESTNAYLNANWRPVSESLRPILSKTIEDILLGFMQKLFNNLPGDYMVGDVKNNKMTDKV comes from the exons CCAGTTTCGTGAAGACATGTTTTAAAAGCGACCCAGAATTTAATGATTGCTCGAAGGATGCAGTGCAACACCTTTTCAATGCCCTTGGTCCAG GATTGCCGGACATTGGTATGGAACCCTTGGATCCCTTAAAAATTCCTAAAATCAGGATTCTTCAAGGTGATGGACCAGTAAACGTAAATGCTGCACTCGATGATGTTACAGTCACTGGTTTCGGCGCTACAGAAGTTTTGTCGAGTCG agttGATAGTAAAACTTACGACTTTTACACCAAAGTTCGCGTTCCAAAAATAAGGATTGAAGGAACCTATGACCTCAAAGGAAAGATTTTGTTGATTCCTTTGGTTGGTCGCGGGTTATGCTGGTTTGAACCAA CTAACATGACTATTGATATTGTTAGTGATGTCAAATTGTACAACAAAGATGAATTCACATTCTTCAATATTACCGGAGCACACGTTAAATATTCTATCGGAGGACTGAAATTACGTATGAATAATTTGTTTGACGGTATTCAGTCATTAG AGGAAAGTACTAACGCGTATTTGAATGCAAATTGGCGACCGGTGTCCGAATCTTTGCGaccaattttatcaaaaaccatTGAAGACATTTTACTCGGATTTATGCagaaattatttaacaatttgcCGGGAGATTATATGGTTGGagacgtaaaaaataataaaatgacggATAAggtttag